Proteins co-encoded in one Brassica oleracea var. oleracea cultivar TO1000 chromosome C4, BOL, whole genome shotgun sequence genomic window:
- the LOC106340664 gene encoding transcription factor ORG2-like translates to MCALVPPLFPDFGWPSTAGYESYYLGGENLNNDMFLDFPVVETYGVLAHHQNSLGVSVSSEGNGIDNNPVVKKKLNHNASERDRRKKINSLFASLRSCLPTSDQSKKLSISATVSRSLKYIPELQEQVKKLLQKKEELLVRVSGQRDIELYVKPQPKAIASYVSTVSATRLGDNEVMVQISSSKIHNFSISKVLTGLEEDGFVLVDVSSSRSQGERLFYTLHLQVENMDDHYKMNCEELSERMLYLYEECENSFR, encoded by the exons ATGTGTGCATTAGTCCCTCCACTGTTCCCCGACTTTGGGTGGCCGTCGACGGCAGGTTACGAGAGCTACTACCTCGGCGGAGAAAACCTCAACAACGACATGTTTCTTGATTTTCCGGTTGTGGAAACTTATGGAGTATTGGCTCATCATCAGAACAGCTTAGGAGTTTCTGTTTCGTCGGAGGGAAATGGAATAGACAACAACCCGGTTGTTAAAAAGAAGCTTAATCACAATGCTAGTGAGCGTGACCGTCGCAAGAAGATCAACTCTTTGTTTGCATCTCTCCGCTCATGTCTTCCAACCTCAGATCAATCG AAAAAGCTAAGCATTTCAGCCACCGTTTCACGAAGCTTGAAGTACATACCAGAGTTGCAAGAGCAAGTGAAGAAGTTATTACAAAAGAAGGAAGAACTCTTGGTTCGAGTATCAGGTCAACGAGACATTGAACTTTACGTTAAGCCACAACCAAAGGCAATTGCAAGTTATGTCTCCACTGTTTCCGCGACTAGGCTTGGAGACAACGAAGTGATGGTCCAAATCTCATCATCCAAGATTCATAACTTCTCGATATCTAAAGTGTTAACTGGGTTAGAAGAAGATGGTTTTGTTCTTGTGGATGTTTCATCTTCAAGGTCTCAAGGGGAAAGGCTTTTCTACACTTTGCATCTTCAAGTAGAAAATATGGATGATCATTACAAAATGAATTGCGAAGAGTTAAGTGAAAGGATGTTGTACTTGTACGAGGAATGTGAAAATTCATTTAGGTGA